CTAGCAGTCCCACTGGACATTTATGAAGATTTTTTTTCTGAAGAACTCCCTCAGCTTAGTCTAAAGGAATATCAGATCAAGGTTTTGGTATTCGATCCTGAACTGGAGGTCATCACACAGTGGATAAACTAAACCAGTACCGTCAAGCAATCAAGCAAATTTTGACGCGCTATAGTCAGATCAAGCCTTCCTTTGGCGAGATTGAGCGCTATACTGCATTTGATACTGAGCAAGATCACTATCAGGTGATTAGCGTTGGCTGGGAAAATCGTCGTCGCGTTTATGGATGCTTAATCCACATTGATATCAAAAGCGACCAAATTTGGATTCAATACGATGGCACGGAAGATGGAATCGCTAATGAGTTAGTGGAGTTAGGCGTTCCCAAAGACAACATTGTTCTGGCATACAAATCTCCGTTTATGCGTAAATATACTGATTTTGCCGTAGGATAAAATTATGAAAGTTTAGTATTTTAAAATAATATAAATATGGAAAGAAATATGGAAAAACAAACAATTCATGTTATTGGAGGTGGACTAGCTGGGACAGAAGCAGCTTGGCAAATAGCCTCTGTTGGAATATCGGTCGTTCTGTGGGAAATGCGCCCAAATCGCTTCGGTGGTGCACATCACACGGAACATTTAGCGGAATTGGTGTGTAGCAATTCTTTTGGGGCAATGGCAAGCGATCGCGCCGCTGGTCTTTTGCATGAAGAACTACGCCAACTCAATTCTATTGTCATCTCAAAAGCGGATGAACACGCAGTTCCCGCTGGTGGGGCGCTTGCAGTCGATAGAGGACAATTTAGTCAGGATTTGACGCAAACTCTCGCTCAGCATCCTCTGATTGAACTGCGTCGAGAGGCATTACGTGTTATCCCTGAAGGAATTGTCGTTTTGGCAACTGGTCCTTTAACAAGTCCGGAATTGGCAGAAGATTTACGCCGTTTCACAGGGATGGAATACCTCAGCTTTTTTGATGCCGCAAGCCCAATCATTGTGGGAGAATCGATTAACCACGATATTGCTTTTCTCGCCTCTCGTTACGATAAGGGTGAAGCTGCATATTTAAACTGCCCGATGAATAAAGAGCAGTACTTGCAGTTTTGGCAAGAACTGCGTACTGCTGAACAAGTGGAATTGAAGGATTTTGAACGGGAAACGGCGAAATTTTTTGAAGCTTGTTTACCAATTGAGGAACTCGCACGCCGAGGGGAAGACACGATGCGTTATGGTCCTCTTAAGCCAGTCGGGTTATCGGATAGTCGTACCGGAGAACGCCCTTATGCTGTGATACAGTTGCGGCAAGAAGACAAAGCAGGTCAACTTTGGAATATGGTAGGATTCCAAACAAATCTGCGTTGGGGTGAGCAAAAGCGTATTTTCCAAATGATTCCTGGTTTGGAAAATGCTGAGTTCGTGCGGTTGGGAGTCATGCACCGCAACACCTTTCTCAACGCGCCTGTGCTGATGCAGCCTAGTTTGCAATTTATCAACCGTCCAACGTTACTAGCTGCTGGACAGATAATTGGAACTGAAGGATATACTGCAGCCGCAGCCGGTGGTTGGTTGGCGGGAACGAATGCAGCGCGGCTGGCTTTGGGGAAAGAACCTTTGACTCTACCCAAGACGACGATGATGGGGTCACTGTTTGAGTTTATCAGTTCCGCTTCGCCTAAGCATTTTCAACCGATGCCTCCTAATTTTGGGATATTACCAGAATTGGGTCAGAAAATCAAAAATAA
This portion of the Brasilonema sennae CENA114 genome encodes:
- the trmFO gene encoding FADH(2)-oxidizing methylenetetrahydrofolate--tRNA-(uracil(54)-C(5))-methyltransferase TrmFO, producing MEKQTIHVIGGGLAGTEAAWQIASVGISVVLWEMRPNRFGGAHHTEHLAELVCSNSFGAMASDRAAGLLHEELRQLNSIVISKADEHAVPAGGALAVDRGQFSQDLTQTLAQHPLIELRREALRVIPEGIVVLATGPLTSPELAEDLRRFTGMEYLSFFDAASPIIVGESINHDIAFLASRYDKGEAAYLNCPMNKEQYLQFWQELRTAEQVELKDFERETAKFFEACLPIEELARRGEDTMRYGPLKPVGLSDSRTGERPYAVIQLRQEDKAGQLWNMVGFQTNLRWGEQKRIFQMIPGLENAEFVRLGVMHRNTFLNAPVLMQPSLQFINRPTLLAAGQIIGTEGYTAAAAGGWLAGTNAARLALGKEPLTLPKTTMMGSLFEFISSASPKHFQPMPPNFGILPELGQKIKNKQERYGRYRDRALADLKELINSVQQ
- a CDS encoding XisI protein — encoded protein: MDKLNQYRQAIKQILTRYSQIKPSFGEIERYTAFDTEQDHYQVISVGWENRRRVYGCLIHIDIKSDQIWIQYDGTEDGIANELVELGVPKDNIVLAYKSPFMRKYTDFAVG